One genomic window of Phycisphaeraceae bacterium includes the following:
- a CDS encoding LON peptidase substrate-binding domain-containing protein, giving the protein MSEETTVSVNFSRPIPLLPQGTARLLPHGVLPVEVTEDRYRQLVSDALDGQGQIGMAVVDGDWPRSDPPDTAPFRPAVCVGQIIDHHRFPDGRYAVAMQGICRAVIKEEIPSEDGRPYRQAMLEPVGLETADEEVLTAVRHQLGDMLSTAPMTDLRDAAAFAHHLRDEQVPTTALLDLLSFVLLTEPGLRYRLLEQADARRRAALVLTELESVRLLLTRAGPQRLAELPKGCCWN; this is encoded by the coding sequence ATGTCCGAAGAGACCACTGTCAGCGTGAACTTCAGCCGACCAATACCCCTGTTGCCGCAGGGCACCGCCCGGTTGCTTCCGCACGGTGTGCTCCCCGTCGAAGTCACCGAGGACCGATACCGCCAGTTGGTCAGCGATGCCCTCGACGGCCAAGGCCAGATCGGCATGGCGGTTGTTGATGGTGACTGGCCGCGGTCCGACCCGCCCGATACGGCTCCTTTCAGGCCGGCCGTGTGCGTCGGCCAGATCATCGATCATCACCGGTTCCCCGATGGTCGGTACGCGGTGGCGATGCAGGGGATCTGTCGCGCGGTCATCAAGGAGGAGATCCCGTCAGAGGACGGGCGGCCCTATCGGCAAGCGATGCTCGAACCGGTTGGTCTTGAGACTGCGGACGAGGAAGTCCTGACCGCCGTGCGGCACCAGCTTGGCGACATGCTCTCCACAGCGCCCATGACGGATCTCCGTGATGCCGCGGCGTTTGCCCACCACCTCCGCGACGAGCAGGTGCCCACGACGGCCCTGCTGGACCTGCTTTCCTTCGTGTTGCTGACCGAGCCCGGGCTTCGCTACCGGCTCCTCGAGCAAGCCGATGCTCGCCGACGGGCAGCACTGGTCCTGACGGAGTTGGAATCGGTTCGCCTGCTGCTCACCCGGGCAGGCCCCCAGAGGCTGGCCGAGCTACCCAAGGGGTGCTGTTGGAACTAG
- a CDS encoding SIS domain-containing protein, with protein sequence MDETVSKSLAAARGALDALVADADLVGRIAGAGTLIAERLGKGAKVMICGNGGSACDAAHFAEEMTGRFRKERPPLPAIACTDAGHITCTANDYGFEEVFSRWVEALGQQGDVLIVLSTSGNSENIVRAARVGRAKEMIVIGLLGRGGGEAAAVCDHPLDVPGETSDRIQELHMLILHAWVEVAEAAL encoded by the coding sequence ATGGACGAGACTGTTTCCAAGTCGTTGGCAGCGGCACGCGGGGCGCTCGATGCGTTGGTGGCGGATGCAGACCTGGTCGGGCGGATAGCCGGCGCCGGGACTCTGATCGCGGAGCGGTTGGGCAAGGGCGCCAAGGTCATGATCTGCGGGAACGGAGGATCGGCGTGCGACGCAGCGCACTTTGCGGAGGAGATGACGGGGCGATTCAGGAAGGAGAGGCCCCCGCTGCCGGCGATCGCCTGCACCGATGCGGGGCACATTACCTGCACGGCCAACGATTATGGGTTCGAGGAGGTCTTTTCGCGGTGGGTGGAGGCCCTGGGCCAGCAGGGCGACGTGCTGATCGTGCTCAGCACCAGCGGGAACTCGGAGAACATCGTCCGTGCGGCTCGCGTTGGGCGTGCGAAGGAGATGATCGTCATTGGCCTGCTTGGTCGCGGTGGCGGAGAGGCGGCGGCGGTCTGTGATCATCCCCTGGACGTGCCCGGGGAGACGAGCGACCGGATCCAGGAACTGCACATGCTGATCCTGCACGCCTGGGTGGAGGTCGCTGAAGCAGCGCTCTAG
- the malQ gene encoding 4-alpha-glucanotransferase — MRRGPRSPADSSTLERLAAGAGVLTRYVDGLGVSRTPPTGVVRRICEALVQVSNSTTDEAAVTLAGARSFEVPRTARAASRTGVLVLEDGGRVPVQLATQTGSRRLIARLPRPIPLGVHRLLLDGARQDARVHVLARPRSLARSVARSGRRLAVFLPLHAVSPGGPFGIGTYSDLKTLCDWAEASAGALVGTLPLFPSFMGEPFDPSPYAPVSRLMWNELFVDPSRAPEWTPLAKRGRPTRRDASRGTPRRQGLAVDYRRSWSDARRTLSAMASIARQLPQRWTEVVSNSSAEAVRYAQFRALVDSTRKDWRAWPASWRSGRLPDAKINPRDVDLYVYAQYLAAEQIAALKQGTSSRSPLYLDLPIGVHAGGFDTLTRPDLFLHGFSAGAPPDALNADGQVWGFPPMHPLAGRADGYSHLRRILRRMLSIAGVIRIDHVMGLYRMFCVPIGHAGTDGAYIRYPEDELFAVVMIEAARAGAIVVGEDLGTVPPPVRRLMKRRGLLGMYVQQFAFDAKPGRTIAPASRHALASLNTHDTPTFAGFWNADDVTLRHALGHLDGAGAARERAARSDIRRMVAGDLRRCRMPASTARDAAMSLMRLQARGPALLSLINLEDLWGERLPQNVPGTSSEYPNWRRLAARSLPTIVRSRAIAAQLSLLRAERRATRRRRRR, encoded by the coding sequence ATGCGTAGGGGCCCGCGCTCGCCCGCGGATTCCTCGACGCTGGAGCGTCTAGCGGCCGGCGCGGGGGTGCTTACCAGATATGTCGATGGGCTCGGAGTATCGCGCACTCCCCCAACAGGTGTTGTCCGCCGGATCTGCGAGGCGCTGGTACAGGTCTCGAACTCCACGACCGATGAAGCGGCTGTAACCCTTGCTGGCGCTCGCTCGTTTGAGGTGCCTCGCACGGCGAGAGCTGCGTCGCGCACCGGCGTCCTCGTCCTTGAGGACGGTGGGCGGGTCCCGGTTCAACTGGCAACACAGACTGGGTCAAGGCGTCTGATCGCGCGGCTCCCCCGTCCGATACCGCTTGGTGTCCACCGGCTCCTCCTTGACGGCGCACGGCAGGACGCCAGGGTCCATGTCCTGGCCCGACCACGATCCCTGGCGAGATCTGTCGCTCGCTCCGGGCGACGCCTCGCCGTGTTCCTGCCCCTGCACGCGGTATCGCCGGGCGGGCCGTTTGGGATCGGGACGTACTCGGATCTCAAAACGCTCTGTGACTGGGCTGAGGCGTCCGCTGGCGCCCTTGTGGGAACGCTTCCGCTGTTCCCGTCGTTCATGGGTGAGCCGTTCGATCCGAGCCCGTATGCCCCAGTCTCCCGGCTCATGTGGAACGAGCTCTTCGTTGACCCAAGCCGGGCGCCGGAATGGACGCCGCTGGCCAAACGCGGCCGCCCCACCCGCCGCGACGCGAGCCGAGGAACGCCTCGGCGGCAGGGGCTCGCCGTGGACTATCGGCGGTCGTGGAGCGATGCTCGCAGAACTCTGTCAGCCATGGCATCCATCGCGAGGCAGTTGCCACAACGGTGGACGGAAGTCGTTTCGAACTCGAGCGCCGAGGCGGTCAGGTATGCACAGTTTCGTGCACTCGTCGACTCTACTCGCAAGGACTGGAGGGCTTGGCCGGCCTCCTGGCGGTCTGGACGCCTTCCCGACGCCAAGATCAATCCGCGCGACGTTGACCTCTATGTCTACGCGCAGTATCTCGCCGCGGAACAGATCGCCGCGTTGAAGCAAGGGACCTCCTCGCGCAGCCCACTGTATCTTGACCTTCCGATCGGCGTTCACGCCGGGGGATTCGACACCCTCACCCGCCCGGATCTCTTTCTCCACGGCTTTTCGGCCGGAGCGCCGCCGGACGCCCTGAACGCCGACGGCCAAGTCTGGGGATTCCCTCCGATGCACCCGCTAGCGGGACGGGCCGACGGCTACTCGCACCTGCGCCGCATCCTCCGGCGGATGCTGTCGATTGCCGGGGTGATTCGGATTGACCACGTGATGGGGTTGTACAGGATGTTCTGCGTCCCCATCGGGCACGCGGGGACCGATGGCGCGTACATCCGCTACCCTGAAGACGAGCTGTTTGCCGTTGTCATGATCGAAGCGGCCCGCGCTGGCGCGATAGTCGTCGGCGAGGATCTCGGGACCGTTCCGCCTCCGGTGCGACGGCTCATGAAACGGCGGGGACTCCTGGGCATGTACGTCCAGCAGTTTGCTTTCGATGCGAAGCCCGGGAGGACGATTGCGCCCGCTAGTCGGCATGCACTCGCCAGCCTGAACACCCACGATACACCAACGTTTGCCGGGTTCTGGAATGCGGATGATGTGACCCTTCGGCATGCCCTGGGCCATCTCGACGGCGCGGGCGCTGCTCGGGAGCGTGCGGCGCGGTCCGACATCCGCCGCATGGTCGCCGGTGACCTTCGACGGTGCCGCATGCCCGCGAGCACGGCACGCGACGCAGCGATGTCGCTCATGCGGCTTCAAGCCCGTGGCCCCGCCCTGCTCTCCCTCATCAATCTCGAGGACCTCTGGGGGGAGCGACTTCCACAAAACGTGCCCGGAACTTCGTCGGAGTATCCGAACTGGCGTCGACTCGCGGCAAGATCCCTGCCCACGATCGTGCGCAGCCGTGCAATCGCCGCTCAGTTGTCGCTTCTTCGCGCGGAGCGACGCGCCACCAGGCGGAGGCGCCGCCGATGA
- the treZ gene encoding malto-oligosyltrehalose trehalohydrolase: protein MTTVLPQVGACPLDDRRTRFTVWAPLQDRLWVHFPGSDRAELMVVDSDGYHTLTTEAPEGTAYQYMFADKRLRPDPASLAQPEGVHGPSRVTSRAPASAASPFVNAPLADHVLYELHVGTFTPDGTFDAIITRLPDLQSLGVTALELMPISQFPGERNWGYDDVNLFAAQWSYGGVAGLRRLVRACHEHGLAIFLDVVYNHLGPEGNYLGEFGPYFTDRYKTPWGAALNFDSRGSDHVREFFIQNSLYWTLDCGVDGLRLDAVHAIMDHTASTFVEELAARNHAEARRLNRRVLIIAESSDNDPRLVRPRSRGGMGLDGCWNDDYHHAIRASLTGDRRGYYRSFGDPSQIAKAVRDRFVFVGEYSSVHGRRHGAMADDVARSSLIVFSQNHDQVGNRPAGDRLDRNAGLDGARVAAALVLLSPFTPMLWMGEEHAEAAPFQYFVSHGDDALIRAVQQGRAQEFAEFQPPGGVPDPQDEATFLRSKVDWGLREDQRHAAMLRYYTELLRLRRTLDIPGRSNGVAATSRGAVVELKYPTPACTLIIANTGGDPARVDPTPGDPPVFHVLLSSDEARWGGERSGSCPDWNTSAPLTIPGRTALVLRAQVHE from the coding sequence ATGACCACCGTGCTTCCGCAAGTCGGGGCGTGCCCGCTCGACGACCGTCGGACGCGGTTCACCGTCTGGGCTCCGCTGCAGGATCGCCTCTGGGTGCATTTCCCGGGCTCAGATCGAGCCGAGCTGATGGTCGTCGATTCGGATGGCTATCACACGCTCACTACGGAAGCGCCCGAAGGCACGGCCTACCAGTACATGTTCGCGGACAAGCGGCTCCGACCGGACCCGGCTTCGCTCGCACAGCCCGAGGGCGTGCACGGCCCCTCGCGTGTGACATCGCGCGCTCCCGCGTCAGCCGCGTCGCCGTTCGTCAACGCCCCGCTGGCCGACCACGTTCTCTATGAACTCCACGTCGGCACATTTACGCCCGATGGCACGTTCGACGCCATCATCACACGCCTGCCGGATCTGCAGAGCCTCGGAGTGACCGCGCTCGAGTTGATGCCGATCAGCCAGTTCCCCGGCGAGCGCAACTGGGGGTACGACGACGTAAACCTGTTCGCGGCTCAATGGTCGTACGGCGGAGTTGCCGGACTCCGGCGGCTCGTTCGCGCCTGTCACGAGCATGGGCTCGCGATCTTTCTCGACGTGGTGTACAACCACCTCGGCCCTGAGGGGAACTACCTGGGAGAGTTCGGGCCGTACTTCACTGATCGCTACAAGACCCCGTGGGGCGCCGCCCTCAACTTCGACAGCCGCGGCTCAGATCACGTCCGCGAGTTCTTCATCCAGAACAGCCTCTACTGGACCCTCGATTGCGGCGTCGACGGCCTCCGCCTGGACGCGGTGCATGCGATCATGGACCACACTGCCAGCACGTTTGTCGAAGAACTCGCGGCGAGGAACCATGCCGAGGCACGGCGGCTGAATCGGCGGGTGCTCATCATCGCCGAGTCCAGCGACAACGACCCTCGTCTGGTGCGGCCACGCTCGCGTGGAGGGATGGGTCTTGATGGGTGCTGGAACGACGACTACCACCACGCGATCAGAGCGTCCCTCACCGGCGATCGCCGCGGCTATTACAGATCCTTCGGAGACCCATCTCAGATCGCCAAGGCCGTGCGCGACAGGTTCGTGTTCGTCGGCGAATACTCCAGCGTGCACGGCCGGCGGCACGGAGCCATGGCCGACGACGTGGCTCGTTCCAGCCTTATCGTGTTCTCCCAGAATCACGACCAGGTGGGCAATCGCCCCGCGGGCGATCGTCTTGATCGGAACGCCGGGCTCGACGGCGCGAGAGTTGCCGCCGCACTTGTGCTGCTGTCACCGTTCACGCCGATGCTGTGGATGGGTGAGGAGCACGCCGAGGCGGCGCCGTTCCAGTACTTTGTCAGCCACGGCGACGACGCTCTGATCCGCGCGGTGCAGCAGGGTCGCGCCCAGGAGTTTGCCGAGTTTCAGCCTCCTGGCGGCGTGCCTGATCCCCAGGACGAGGCCACGTTTCTTCGCTCAAAGGTCGATTGGGGCCTGCGCGAGGACCAACGGCACGCGGCGATGCTCCGGTACTACACTGAGTTGCTTCGGCTCCGCCGGACGCTCGACATCCCGGGCCGCTCGAATGGCGTTGCCGCGACCTCACGCGGCGCCGTGGTTGAGTTGAAATACCCGACGCCCGCGTGCACGCTCATCATCGCCAATACCGGCGGTGATCCCGCCCGCGTTGATCCGACACCCGGAGATCCACCCGTGTTCCACGTCCTGCTGAGTTCGGACGAGGCCCGATGGGGCGGAGAGAGATCCGGATCGTGCCCCGATTGGAACACATCCGCTCCGCTTACGATTCCGGGGCGGACCGCTCTCGTGTTGCGGGCACAGGTGCACGAATGA
- a CDS encoding DUF3536 domain-containing protein, protein MTRRYLCIHGHFYQPPRENAWLEAVEMQESAYPNHDWNERITRECYATNARARLLDGDGTIERAVSNYERISFNFGPTLLAWMKDAAPGVYARIIDSDRASVERFGGHGSAMAQGYNHAILPLCNERDLATQVLWGVRDFESRFGRKPEGMWMPETAANTPTLEAMAEAGIAFTVLAPRQCAAVRPIGDAPWDEVGEGVDPTRAYTCLLPSGRSIALLFYDGPVSQGVAFEGLLNSGDRFATRLMSGFSDARSHDQLMHIATDGESYGHHHRHGEMALAAALATIEADPSVEVINYGLFLERHPPTMEARIHENSSWSCVHGVERWRSDCGCNSGKAGLHQRWRSPLRDSLDWLRDAVLERFEEVGGQLYKDPWAARDAYIGVILDRSPDSVDRFLTAHAARPLQDHERRAAIQLMELQRHAMLMYTSCAWFFDDVSGIETVQVIQYAARVIQLAKRTLGLDLEEGLLERLAASPGNSKEFPDGRAVYNQCVRPAMLGLDRVAAHYAVHRLFDGTKDRVYAFEINGDEGNRRTSGRARLVVGNATFHSGIDFEAARLSYCALHMGDHTVSCGVRVYAGDAAFAAVRTAAEEAFDRADFAEVLKLMDREFGGTSYSIASLFRDEQHAVVRRILKPALEQIDSSYTQIYEQHAPLARFLRSLKLTVPRRIQVIGSFVLSQRLRRLFEEPAPDLALAAELVDEAARSGITLDEQTVGQSVSNAMSREIASTPQDTIDSCRFLLALVRFVDTLPFNVDLWPLQEFYLDRVRPLAAEIAGSLDRSADLALLRELGAALEVRV, encoded by the coding sequence ATGACCCGACGGTACCTCTGCATCCACGGGCACTTCTACCAGCCACCGCGCGAGAACGCGTGGCTGGAGGCGGTGGAGATGCAGGAGTCCGCCTACCCCAATCACGACTGGAATGAGCGGATCACGCGGGAGTGCTACGCGACCAATGCTCGCGCCCGCCTGCTTGACGGCGACGGCACGATCGAACGCGCGGTCAGCAACTACGAGCGGATCAGTTTCAACTTCGGCCCCACGCTGCTGGCTTGGATGAAGGACGCTGCGCCGGGGGTGTATGCCCGGATCATCGACAGCGACCGCGCCAGTGTCGAGCGCTTCGGGGGTCACGGTTCCGCGATGGCTCAGGGCTACAACCACGCGATCCTTCCACTCTGCAACGAACGCGACCTGGCGACCCAGGTGCTCTGGGGTGTCCGGGACTTTGAATCGCGATTCGGTCGCAAGCCCGAGGGCATGTGGATGCCCGAGACCGCGGCGAATACCCCTACCCTGGAGGCGATGGCAGAGGCCGGCATTGCGTTCACCGTGCTGGCGCCGCGGCAGTGCGCGGCAGTGCGCCCAATCGGCGACGCCCCGTGGGATGAGGTTGGAGAGGGCGTCGATCCGACCCGCGCCTACACCTGCCTGCTGCCCTCAGGCCGGTCCATCGCACTGCTCTTCTACGATGGCCCGGTCTCCCAGGGAGTCGCCTTTGAGGGCCTGCTGAACAGCGGGGATCGCTTCGCCACACGTCTGATGAGCGGATTCAGCGATGCCAGATCCCACGATCAGCTCATGCACATTGCCACCGACGGGGAGAGCTACGGCCACCACCACCGTCATGGCGAAATGGCGCTCGCCGCGGCGCTGGCCACGATCGAGGCGGATCCTTCTGTCGAGGTGATCAACTACGGACTTTTTCTCGAACGACACCCCCCCACGATGGAGGCACGGATCCACGAGAACAGTTCGTGGAGTTGTGTCCACGGTGTCGAGAGGTGGCGGTCCGATTGCGGGTGCAACTCCGGCAAGGCGGGACTGCACCAGCGGTGGCGGTCCCCCCTACGTGATTCGCTGGACTGGCTGCGGGACGCCGTGCTCGAGCGCTTCGAGGAGGTAGGCGGGCAGTTGTACAAGGATCCGTGGGCTGCACGCGATGCGTACATCGGTGTCATCCTCGATCGCTCTCCCGACTCGGTTGACCGGTTTCTCACCGCCCACGCGGCCCGACCACTTCAAGATCACGAACGCCGAGCCGCCATTCAACTTATGGAGCTGCAGCGCCACGCGATGCTCATGTACACGAGCTGCGCCTGGTTCTTTGATGACGTCTCCGGGATCGAGACCGTTCAGGTCATCCAATACGCAGCACGAGTGATCCAACTCGCGAAGAGGACCCTGGGCCTCGACCTGGAGGAGGGACTACTGGAGCGGCTCGCCGCATCACCGGGCAACTCCAAGGAGTTCCCCGATGGTCGCGCGGTGTACAACCAGTGTGTGCGGCCGGCCATGCTGGGCCTCGACCGCGTGGCAGCTCACTACGCGGTCCACCGGTTGTTCGATGGCACGAAGGACCGTGTTTACGCCTTTGAGATCAACGGGGACGAGGGGAACCGGCGGACCTCGGGGCGTGCCCGCCTCGTCGTCGGGAACGCGACATTCCACTCCGGCATCGACTTTGAGGCCGCAAGGCTCTCGTACTGCGCTCTGCACATGGGGGATCACACGGTATCGTGCGGTGTTCGGGTTTATGCCGGAGATGCTGCCTTTGCGGCTGTTCGGACCGCCGCGGAGGAGGCGTTCGATCGGGCTGACTTTGCGGAAGTCCTTAAGCTCATGGACAGGGAGTTCGGCGGGACATCGTACTCCATCGCCTCCCTCTTCCGGGACGAGCAGCACGCCGTCGTTCGTCGGATCCTCAAGCCGGCGCTGGAACAGATCGACAGCTCCTACACGCAGATCTATGAACAGCACGCGCCACTCGCCAGGTTCCTGCGCTCGTTGAAACTGACCGTTCCCCGCAGGATCCAGGTGATCGGCTCCTTCGTGCTGAGCCAGAGGCTGCGCCGCCTGTTCGAAGAGCCGGCCCCCGATCTTGCCCTCGCCGCCGAGCTCGTCGACGAGGCAGCGAGGAGCGGCATTACGCTGGATGAGCAGACCGTGGGGCAGAGTGTCTCGAACGCCATGAGCCGCGAGATTGCGTCTACACCCCAGGACACAATCGACAGTTGTCGGTTCCTCCTCGCTTTGGTGAGATTCGTTGACACACTTCCATTCAACGTCGATCTCTGGCCGCTCCAGGAGTTCTACCTGGACCGCGTGCGGCCCCTTGCCGCGGAGATCGCAGGCTCCCTTGACCGATCCGCGGACCTTGCCCTGCTCCGCGAGTTAGGAGCGGCATTGGAGGTCCGCGTGTGA
- a CDS encoding redoxin domain-containing protein: MTRRTTAVLAGLVIGALATAVPRGTPMAEAQQVPQSPLATDATSTYNLTVGSVAVDGYDPVAYFPEGGGTATKGDARFEMAHNGVTYRFSSKAHLDLFRSNPSKYQPAHGGWCTYAMGKDGAKVEVDPTSYVVAGDRLFLFYKDFFTNTRASFLKDQEGLTAKADANWKRLTGESPRMGTPASLQRQLDELRDRANKAAPAERIAVYEEGIREIAASGVLESALKVGASAPDFTLMSAAGPPVRLAELLKSGPVVLTWYRGGWCPYCNLQLRTYQESLADFKAAGGAHLVAVSPQMPDSSLSTQEKNLLEFAVLSDPGNSVAHQYGVAYRLPESVVNAFKGRLDMPRFNGDDSWELPLPVTYVIGKDSRIAYAFIDADYRKRAEPADILAALRALQSP; this comes from the coding sequence ATGACACGACGGACGACCGCTGTTCTTGCTGGGCTGGTGATTGGCGCTCTGGCAACAGCTGTTCCACGGGGAACACCGATGGCGGAGGCCCAGCAGGTTCCGCAATCTCCCCTGGCCACCGATGCGACCAGCACCTACAACCTGACCGTCGGCAGCGTTGCCGTCGATGGGTACGACCCTGTGGCATACTTCCCTGAGGGTGGAGGGACCGCAACGAAGGGGGATGCCCGCTTCGAAATGGCGCACAACGGCGTCACGTACCGGTTTTCGTCAAAGGCACATCTTGATCTGTTCAGGTCCAATCCCTCCAAGTACCAGCCGGCCCACGGCGGGTGGTGCACGTATGCGATGGGCAAGGACGGTGCCAAGGTCGAGGTCGACCCGACGTCGTACGTCGTGGCCGGCGACCGGCTATTCCTGTTCTACAAGGACTTCTTCACCAATACTCGCGCATCGTTCCTGAAGGACCAGGAGGGACTCACCGCCAAGGCCGACGCGAACTGGAAGCGGCTTACCGGTGAGTCGCCGCGGATGGGCACCCCAGCCTCGCTCCAGCGCCAACTCGACGAGTTGCGGGACCGGGCGAACAAGGCGGCGCCGGCCGAGCGGATTGCGGTCTACGAAGAGGGAATCCGCGAGATCGCCGCATCGGGGGTGTTGGAGAGCGCCCTGAAGGTCGGGGCCAGCGCGCCTGACTTCACGCTGATGAGTGCGGCTGGCCCGCCCGTGCGGCTTGCCGAGTTGCTCAAGTCTGGCCCAGTTGTGCTGACCTGGTACCGAGGCGGGTGGTGCCCGTACTGCAACCTGCAGCTTCGGACCTATCAGGAGTCTCTCGCGGACTTCAAAGCGGCAGGAGGGGCTCACCTTGTCGCCGTGTCGCCGCAGATGCCCGACTCGTCGCTCTCGACCCAGGAGAAGAACTTGCTCGAGTTCGCTGTTCTGAGCGACCCGGGAAACTCGGTCGCCCACCAATACGGCGTCGCCTATCGCCTTCCGGAGAGCGTCGTCAACGCATTCAAGGGACGGCTGGACATGCCGCGGTTCAACGGCGACGACTCCTGGGAGTTGCCTCTCCCAGTCACGTACGTCATCGGCAAGGATTCTCGGATCGCCTACGCGTTCATCGACGCCGATTACCGGAAGCGAGCGGAGCCTGCCGACATTCTCGCCGCCCTGCGAGCTCTGCAGTCACCATGA